Proteins from one Amycolatopsis benzoatilytica AK 16/65 genomic window:
- a CDS encoding rhodanese-like domain-containing protein has translation MTAIDRFLAAARSALDRAEPARAAQLQADGALIVDIRPHANRAAEGEIPGSVVVERIHLEWRLAPDSEWRLPGVTAETVAVVVCNEGYASSLAAADLQRLGLAGATDLVGGFRAWAAAGLPVQAGGSPAVR, from the coding sequence GTGACCGCGATCGACCGTTTCCTCGCCGCCGCCCGGTCCGCTCTGGACCGGGCGGAGCCGGCGCGGGCGGCTCAGTTGCAGGCGGACGGCGCGCTGATCGTGGACATCCGGCCGCACGCGAACCGGGCCGCCGAAGGGGAAATCCCGGGCTCGGTCGTGGTGGAGCGGATCCATCTGGAGTGGCGGCTGGCGCCGGACAGCGAGTGGCGGCTGCCCGGGGTCACCGCGGAGACGGTCGCGGTGGTGGTGTGCAACGAGGGCTACGCGTCAAGCTTGGCGGCGGCGGATCTGCAGCGGCTCGGGCTGGCCGGGGCGACGGATCTCGTCGGCGGCTTCCGGGCCTGGGCCGCGGCCGGACTGCCGGTCCAGGCGGGCGGCTCCCCGGCGGTCCGGTAG
- a CDS encoding helix-turn-helix domain-containing protein encodes MSEDGQDPGEVLNAVGPRLRALRKQRNATLSGLSETTGISVSTLSRLEAGQRKPTLELLLALARAYQVPLDELVGAPPIGDPRLHPKPFVRQGRTYLPLTRRPGGVRAYKIVLPPEQHAELPELRVHEGYEWLYVLSGQLRLRLAEHDVVLQPGEVAEFDTHVPHWFGNAGQPVCELLALFGPQGERFHVRARPAS; translated from the coding sequence ATGAGCGAAGACGGCCAAGACCCCGGCGAGGTCCTGAACGCGGTCGGCCCGCGACTGCGTGCGCTGCGCAAACAGCGGAACGCGACGCTGTCCGGGCTGTCGGAAACCACCGGCATCTCGGTGAGCACCCTGTCGCGGCTGGAGGCCGGTCAGCGCAAACCGACCCTCGAACTGCTGCTGGCGCTGGCCCGCGCGTACCAGGTCCCGCTGGACGAACTCGTCGGTGCCCCGCCGATCGGAGACCCGCGCCTGCATCCGAAACCATTCGTCCGGCAGGGCCGCACCTACCTGCCGCTCACGCGCCGGCCGGGCGGAGTCCGCGCATACAAGATCGTGCTGCCGCCGGAGCAGCACGCGGAGCTGCCGGAGCTGCGCGTCCACGAGGGATACGAGTGGCTGTATGTCCTTTCCGGACAGTTGCGCCTGCGCCTCGCCGAACACGACGTTGTCCTGCAGCCCGGCGAGGTGGCCGAGTTCGACACCCATGTTCCGCACTGGTTCGGCAACGCAGGCCAGCCCGTCTGCGAACTGCTCGCTCTTTTCGGCCCGCAGGGGGAGCGCTTCCACGTCCGTGCCCGGCCCGCCTCTTGA
- a CDS encoding bifunctional NAD(P)/FAD-dependent oxidoreductase/class I SAM-dependent methyltransferase, whose translation MDEKYDVVVVGGGAAGLSAAVALTRSRRSVLVVDSGEPRNASAGHVHNYLARENTPPAELLAIGRDELAGYGGEVVRQTVTSVSRAEEEFTVSLADGRRVRARRVLVASGLADELPEVAGLAQRWGRDVLHCPYCHGWEARDQAIGVLSTGPMTVHQALMWRQLTDDVVVFRHTYGDFDEAQLRARGIRIVDGLVAAVETESGQLTGVRLESGEVVAREALVVAPRFTARADFLAPLGIEPAPVEVDGFVVGTAVPAQPTGTTSVPGLWVAGNVTDMHAQVVVAAVAGLKTGAAINGELVMEEAEAAARLAQEPFSHEMEREVARRVNAHQHEASPFDQSSWEERYRSRPEIWSGRPNEQLVTEATGLEPGHALDAGCGEGGDAIWLAQRGWQVTAVDFSVTAVERGRAQAEKLGVAERISWVVADLAEWVPAAKFDLATSHFLHVPPTARKAAFERLADAVSPGGTLLVVGHDLTDPHASRPHLADMVFTAEEVAKTLDSSWASVVTELRERTAAGADGAEMAARDTVLVARKG comes from the coding sequence GTGGACGAGAAGTACGACGTCGTAGTGGTCGGCGGCGGCGCGGCCGGGCTCAGCGCGGCGGTGGCGCTCACCCGGTCGCGACGGTCGGTGCTGGTGGTGGACTCGGGCGAGCCGCGCAACGCGTCCGCTGGACACGTGCACAATTATCTGGCCCGGGAAAACACGCCGCCGGCCGAGCTGCTCGCGATCGGGCGGGACGAGCTGGCCGGTTACGGCGGCGAAGTGGTCCGGCAGACCGTGACGTCGGTGTCCCGCGCCGAGGAAGAGTTCACGGTTTCGCTGGCGGACGGCCGGCGCGTGCGGGCGCGGCGGGTGCTGGTCGCGTCCGGGCTGGCCGACGAGCTGCCCGAGGTGGCCGGACTGGCGCAGCGGTGGGGCCGCGACGTGCTGCATTGCCCGTATTGCCACGGCTGGGAGGCACGCGACCAGGCGATCGGCGTGCTGTCGACCGGGCCGATGACCGTGCACCAGGCGCTGATGTGGCGGCAGCTGACCGACGATGTCGTCGTGTTCCGGCACACGTATGGGGATTTCGACGAGGCGCAGCTGCGGGCGCGGGGAATCCGGATCGTGGACGGACTGGTCGCGGCAGTCGAAACGGAGAGCGGCCAGCTGACCGGCGTCCGGCTCGAATCGGGCGAGGTCGTGGCGCGCGAGGCGTTGGTCGTCGCGCCGAGGTTCACCGCTCGGGCGGATTTCCTTGCGCCGTTGGGCATCGAGCCAGCGCCGGTGGAGGTAGACGGGTTCGTGGTCGGCACAGCGGTGCCGGCGCAGCCGACCGGTACGACGTCGGTGCCGGGGCTGTGGGTCGCCGGGAACGTCACAGACATGCACGCGCAGGTAGTCGTAGCAGCAGTGGCAGGACTCAAGACCGGCGCGGCGATCAATGGGGAACTTGTCATGGAGGAGGCCGAGGCCGCGGCACGGTTGGCGCAGGAGCCGTTCTCGCATGAGATGGAACGCGAGGTCGCGAGGCGGGTCAACGCGCATCAGCACGAGGCGTCGCCGTTCGACCAGAGCTCCTGGGAGGAGCGGTACCGGTCGCGTCCGGAGATCTGGAGCGGGCGGCCGAACGAGCAGCTGGTGACCGAGGCGACCGGTCTCGAACCGGGCCACGCGCTGGACGCCGGCTGCGGCGAAGGCGGCGACGCGATCTGGCTCGCGCAGCGGGGCTGGCAGGTGACGGCAGTCGACTTCTCGGTCACCGCGGTCGAGCGCGGGCGGGCACAGGCCGAGAAACTCGGGGTGGCGGAACGGATTTCCTGGGTGGTCGCGGATCTCGCCGAGTGGGTTCCCGCAGCGAAATTCGATCTGGCGACGTCGCATTTCCTGCATGTGCCGCCGACGGCGCGGAAAGCGGCGTTCGAGAGGCTGGCGGACGCGGTGTCACCGGGCGGGACGTTGCTCGTGGTCGGACACGACCTGACCGACCCGCACGCGTCGCGGCCGCACCTGGCGGACATGGTGTTCACGGCGGAGGAAGTGGCGAAGACGCTGGACTCGTCGTGGGCGTCCGTGGTGACGGAGCTTCGGGAGCGGACGGCTGCCGGGGCGGACGGAGCGGAGATGGCGGCCCGGGACACGGTGCTGGTGGCCCGGAAGGGGTGA
- a CDS encoding ABC transporter ATP-binding protein: MSEPILPSDPDDLVVRMSGVGVRRTGNDLLAALDWAVELDERWVVLGPNGAGKTTLLRLAAAELHPTSGTLDLLGDRIGKVNIFDLRPRIGFTSAAIAQRVPGDEKVSDVVVSAGYAVMGRWREQYDRMDIDRAGELLGALGIGHLAERTFGTLSEGERKRVLIARSLMTDPELLLLDEPAAGLDLGGREDLVARLSELAMDPDAPAMVLVTHHVEEIPPGFTHALLLREGRAVVSGLVDDVITSENLSKTFDQDLVLQRSGERFFARRR, from the coding sequence GTGAGCGAGCCGATCCTGCCCAGCGATCCCGACGACCTCGTCGTGCGGATGTCCGGTGTCGGCGTCCGCCGCACCGGAAACGACCTCCTCGCGGCCCTGGACTGGGCGGTCGAGCTGGACGAGCGATGGGTGGTGCTCGGCCCCAACGGCGCGGGCAAGACCACTCTGCTCCGGCTGGCCGCCGCCGAGCTGCACCCCACCTCCGGCACGCTCGACCTGCTCGGCGACCGGATCGGCAAGGTGAACATCTTCGACCTGCGCCCGCGCATCGGGTTCACCTCCGCCGCGATCGCCCAGCGGGTGCCGGGCGACGAGAAGGTGTCCGACGTCGTGGTCAGCGCCGGCTACGCGGTGATGGGCCGCTGGCGCGAGCAGTACGACCGGATGGACATCGACCGGGCCGGCGAGCTGCTCGGCGCGCTCGGCATCGGACATCTGGCCGAGCGCACCTTCGGCACGCTGAGCGAGGGCGAGCGCAAGCGGGTGCTGATCGCCCGGTCGCTGATGACCGACCCGGAGCTGCTGCTGCTCGACGAGCCGGCGGCCGGCCTCGACCTCGGCGGCCGCGAGGACCTGGTGGCCCGGCTGTCCGAACTGGCGATGGACCCGGACGCGCCGGCGATGGTGCTGGTCACCCACCACGTCGAGGAGATCCCGCCCGGCTTCACGCACGCGCTGCTGCTGCGCGAGGGCCGCGCGGTGGTGTCCGGGCTGGTGGACGACGTGATCACCAGCGAGAACCTGTCCAAGACGTTCGACCAGGACCTGGTGCTGCAGCGCTCGGGCGAGCGGTTCTTCGCCCGTCGCCGGTAG
- a CDS encoding dihydrofolate reductase family protein, translated as MGKVLWHVAMSLDGFVAGEGHAMDWMSGVNVAPGVHEAAIARIGAILGGRRGFDAAVAKAPGQVGKQPYGGGWTGPIFVLTHHPDDAPAENGITFLDCGLREAVETGLEAAGGKDLELHSQDIARQCLELGLVDEFAVHLLPVMLGSGVRLFDNPGGQPVRWQRIWDGDPVRAVDLRYAPAR; from the coding sequence ATGGGCAAAGTGTTGTGGCACGTCGCGATGTCGCTGGACGGCTTCGTAGCGGGCGAAGGCCACGCGATGGACTGGATGTCGGGCGTCAACGTCGCCCCGGGAGTGCACGAAGCGGCCATTGCCCGCATCGGGGCGATTCTCGGCGGACGACGCGGGTTCGACGCCGCAGTGGCGAAGGCACCTGGCCAGGTCGGCAAGCAGCCCTACGGCGGCGGCTGGACCGGGCCGATCTTCGTCCTCACTCATCACCCCGATGACGCGCCCGCGGAAAACGGCATCACGTTTCTCGACTGCGGCCTCCGCGAGGCCGTCGAGACAGGGCTGGAAGCAGCGGGCGGGAAGGATCTCGAGCTGCACAGCCAGGACATCGCACGGCAGTGCCTGGAACTCGGGCTCGTGGACGAGTTCGCCGTGCACCTCCTGCCGGTGATGCTCGGCTCCGGCGTCCGGCTGTTCGACAACCCGGGCGGGCAGCCGGTCCGGTGGCAGCGGATCTGGGACGGGGACCCGGTGCGGGCGGTCGATCTGCGGTACGCACCGGCCCGCTAG
- a CDS encoding chitinase translates to MRLPRKLAAAFGGLLAVAGLAVPSGTANAASASIPLAPYVDMGAWPTPVLSTMSAQSGVKSFSLGFVTGAGCKASWFAAYDPRQGWQSDEIAKIRAAGGDVKVSFGGASGVELAQACGDVDSLAAEYDAVVKAYALKYIDVDIEGAAVADPGSIQKRSQALKKVQDANPGLKISLTLPVLPSGLTSDGLNVVTSAKNAGVNLDLVNVMAMDYYQGAGDQGAKAIQAAQSTQAQLKSALGLSDADAWQKVGLTPMIGVNDSQNEIFYQKDATAVVDFARSVHLGMLSMWEVGRDANACTGALYKCTNVPQQPYEFSKIFAGYTG, encoded by the coding sequence ATGCGTCTCCCCCGGAAACTGGCCGCCGCGTTCGGCGGGTTGCTGGCTGTCGCCGGGTTGGCGGTGCCTTCGGGCACCGCCAACGCAGCCAGTGCTTCGATTCCGCTCGCACCGTATGTGGACATGGGAGCTTGGCCGACTCCGGTGCTCTCCACCATGTCCGCACAGAGCGGCGTCAAGAGTTTCTCGCTCGGTTTCGTCACCGGAGCAGGCTGCAAGGCCAGCTGGTTCGCCGCCTACGATCCCCGGCAAGGCTGGCAATCCGACGAAATCGCCAAGATTCGCGCAGCGGGCGGGGACGTCAAGGTCTCCTTCGGCGGCGCGTCCGGCGTCGAGCTCGCGCAAGCGTGCGGCGACGTCGATTCGCTGGCCGCCGAGTACGACGCGGTGGTCAAAGCCTATGCCCTCAAGTACATCGACGTCGACATCGAGGGCGCGGCGGTCGCCGATCCGGGCTCGATCCAGAAGCGGTCGCAGGCGCTCAAGAAGGTCCAGGACGCCAATCCCGGTCTGAAGATCTCGCTGACACTGCCAGTGCTGCCCAGCGGCCTCACCTCCGACGGGCTGAACGTGGTGACCTCGGCCAAGAACGCCGGCGTGAACCTCGACTTGGTGAACGTGATGGCGATGGACTACTACCAGGGTGCCGGCGACCAGGGTGCCAAGGCGATCCAGGCGGCGCAATCCACGCAGGCGCAACTGAAATCCGCGCTCGGACTGTCCGATGCGGACGCCTGGCAGAAAGTCGGGCTCACTCCGATGATCGGCGTGAACGATTCGCAGAACGAGATCTTCTACCAGAAGGACGCCACCGCGGTGGTGGACTTCGCCCGCAGCGTCCACTTGGGAATGCTGTCGATGTGGGAGGTCGGCCGCGACGCGAACGCGTGCACCGGCGCGCTGTACAAGTGCACCAACGTTCCCCAGCAGCCGTACGAGTTCTCGAAGATTTTCGCCGGCTACACCGGATGA
- a CDS encoding enoyl-CoA hydratase/isomerase family protein, translating into MGEFVTLEVEGGIGTIRLDRPPVNALNNQVQAELAEAAREASDRDDVRAVILYGGEKTFAGGADIKEMASRTYPEIAKFGAELTASLARVANIPKPVVCAITGYALGGGLELALTADYRVAGDNVKVGQPEIQLGIIPGAGGTQRLTRLIGPSKAKDLIFTGRFVKADEALKLGIVDEVVAPDDVYAAAHKWASQFANGPAVALRAAKAAIDSGLDVDLATGLKIETQLFTALWATEDQKNGMQSFIDNGPGKAVFEGK; encoded by the coding sequence GTGGGAGAGTTCGTAACCCTGGAGGTCGAGGGCGGGATCGGCACGATCCGGCTCGACCGGCCGCCGGTCAACGCGCTGAACAATCAGGTCCAGGCCGAGCTCGCCGAGGCCGCGCGCGAGGCGTCCGACCGCGACGACGTGCGCGCGGTGATCCTCTACGGCGGCGAGAAGACCTTCGCCGGCGGCGCGGACATCAAGGAGATGGCTTCCCGCACCTACCCGGAGATCGCGAAGTTCGGCGCCGAGCTGACCGCGTCGCTCGCCCGGGTCGCGAACATCCCGAAGCCGGTCGTCTGCGCGATCACCGGCTACGCCCTCGGCGGCGGCCTGGAGCTGGCGCTCACCGCGGACTACCGGGTGGCGGGCGACAACGTGAAGGTCGGCCAGCCGGAGATCCAGCTCGGCATCATCCCGGGCGCCGGCGGCACTCAGCGGCTGACCCGGCTGATCGGCCCGAGCAAAGCCAAGGACCTGATCTTCACCGGCCGGTTCGTGAAGGCCGACGAGGCGCTGAAACTCGGCATCGTCGACGAGGTCGTCGCGCCGGACGACGTGTACGCGGCCGCGCACAAGTGGGCGTCGCAGTTCGCGAACGGCCCGGCGGTGGCGCTGCGCGCGGCCAAGGCCGCGATCGACTCCGGGCTGGACGTCGACCTGGCCACCGGCCTCAAGATCGAGACCCAGCTGTTCACCGCACTGTGGGCGACCGAGGACCAGAAGAACGGCATGCAGTCGTTCATCGACAACGGCCCGGGCAAAGCCGTCTTCGAGGGGAAGTGA
- a CDS encoding class I SAM-dependent methyltransferase, whose protein sequence is MTSVSDPAPNPHATAEEVKAAYDDPKLANVLYHDWEAGTYDEKWSISYDERCISYATDVFNAVAGDDGQPYQHAMELGSGTGFFLLNLMQGGVAKKGSVTDLSPGMVQVALRNAEGLGLDVDGRVADAERIPYDDNTFDLVVGHAVLHHIPDVRQAFGEVLRVLKPGGRFVFAGEPTKIGDRYARRLGQVTWYLTTNITKLPALSGWRRPQEELDESSRAAALEAVVDIHTFDPSELEAMARGAGAQDVRAVTEEFSAALAGWPIRTFEAAVPQEKLTVRWRLFAYRLWLRLSALDKKLLSKVLPRELFYNVMITGTKRPS, encoded by the coding sequence GTGACTTCCGTGTCGGACCCGGCGCCGAATCCGCACGCCACCGCCGAAGAGGTCAAAGCCGCCTACGACGACCCGAAGCTGGCGAACGTCCTCTACCACGACTGGGAAGCCGGGACCTACGACGAGAAGTGGTCGATCTCCTACGACGAGCGCTGCATCTCCTACGCCACCGACGTGTTCAACGCGGTGGCCGGCGACGACGGCCAGCCGTACCAGCACGCGATGGAGCTGGGCAGCGGCACCGGTTTCTTCCTGCTGAACCTGATGCAGGGCGGCGTCGCGAAGAAGGGCTCGGTCACCGACCTGTCACCGGGCATGGTGCAGGTCGCGCTGCGCAACGCCGAGGGCCTCGGCCTGGACGTCGACGGCCGGGTCGCCGACGCGGAGCGGATCCCCTACGACGACAACACCTTCGACCTGGTGGTCGGGCACGCGGTGCTGCACCACATCCCGGACGTGCGCCAGGCGTTCGGCGAGGTGCTGCGGGTGCTCAAGCCGGGCGGGCGGTTCGTGTTCGCCGGCGAGCCGACCAAGATCGGCGACCGGTACGCGCGCCGGCTGGGCCAGGTCACCTGGTATCTCACCACGAACATCACCAAGCTGCCCGCGCTGAGCGGCTGGCGGCGGCCGCAGGAGGAGCTGGACGAGTCATCCCGTGCCGCCGCGCTGGAGGCCGTGGTCGACATCCACACCTTCGACCCGTCGGAGCTGGAAGCGATGGCTCGCGGCGCTGGCGCTCAGGACGTGCGCGCGGTGACCGAGGAGTTCTCCGCGGCGCTCGCCGGCTGGCCGATCCGCACCTTCGAAGCGGCGGTGCCGCAGGAGAAGCTCACGGTGCGCTGGCGGCTGTTCGCCTACCGGCTGTGGCTGCGGCTGTCCGCTTTGGACAAGAAGCTGCTGTCGAAGGTGCTGCCGCGCGAACTGTTCTACAACGTGATGATCACCGGGACCAAGCGGCCGTCCTGA
- a CDS encoding cysteine dioxygenase: MTTSIVRHDVEIHPRLTDPLLAELLHPSRLLWTPRELAGLTRAVATELTTGLRGILRFDEDQRWWARLALTGGVELWLLSWLPGQHTKPHDHGGAAGSFTVLQGELGEEYRYPGGPVRRRTHAAGEGIGFGAGRAHQVLGVSDEPAASVHAYSPPLVQTREYASLADVPNEIPPLPSIVRP; this comes from the coding sequence TTGACCACGTCCATCGTCCGCCACGACGTCGAAATCCATCCCCGGCTGACCGATCCGCTGCTCGCCGAGCTGCTGCACCCGTCGCGGCTGCTGTGGACGCCGCGCGAGCTGGCCGGCCTGACCCGCGCCGTCGCCACGGAACTGACCACCGGCCTGCGCGGCATTCTCCGGTTCGATGAAGACCAGCGCTGGTGGGCACGGCTCGCGCTGACCGGCGGCGTCGAGCTGTGGCTGCTGTCCTGGCTGCCCGGCCAGCACACGAAACCACACGACCACGGCGGCGCGGCTGGCTCGTTCACCGTGCTGCAGGGCGAACTCGGCGAGGAGTACCGCTACCCCGGCGGCCCGGTCCGCCGCCGCACGCACGCCGCCGGCGAGGGCATCGGGTTCGGCGCCGGGCGCGCGCACCAGGTGCTCGGCGTCAGCGACGAGCCCGCGGCGAGCGTGCACGCTTACTCGCCGCCGTTGGTGCAGACGCGCGAGTATGCGAGCCTGGCCGACGTGCCGAACGAAATTCCGCCGCTGCCCTCGATCGTGCGGCCGTGA
- a CDS encoding HAD family acid phosphatase gives MSRFPALVKLAAAAAIGATVAGGATALAGSDAVTAAHGREPANVGQAKLDVKAYYGDWIDASGKHHYSESSRFVADTKRVVADAKRFLQQKLGTVKNPAIVLDVDDTAEITYGWEVDNDFGFDPVKQQKAIDEGTFGPNKPVLELANWAAGHGVRVYFLTGRNDRQGPQSLKNLANEGYPAPAGAYFKPKTTPPDYLPCGLTCNTVQYKSGTRAHIQATGAHIVLNLGDQFSDLEGGYADRPVKLPNPMYYLP, from the coding sequence GTGTCTCGTTTTCCCGCTCTAGTCAAGCTGGCCGCCGCCGCGGCGATCGGCGCCACCGTGGCCGGCGGTGCGACCGCACTGGCCGGTTCGGACGCCGTCACCGCCGCGCACGGCCGGGAACCGGCCAACGTCGGCCAGGCAAAGCTGGACGTCAAGGCGTACTACGGCGACTGGATCGACGCGTCCGGCAAGCACCACTACTCCGAAAGCAGCCGGTTCGTCGCCGACACCAAGCGCGTGGTCGCTGACGCGAAGCGGTTCCTGCAGCAGAAGCTGGGCACGGTGAAGAACCCGGCGATCGTGCTCGACGTGGACGACACCGCCGAGATCACCTACGGCTGGGAGGTCGACAACGACTTCGGCTTCGACCCGGTGAAGCAGCAGAAGGCCATCGACGAGGGCACGTTCGGGCCGAACAAACCGGTGCTGGAGCTGGCGAACTGGGCCGCCGGCCACGGCGTGCGGGTCTACTTCCTGACCGGCCGCAACGACCGGCAGGGTCCGCAGTCGCTGAAGAACCTGGCCAACGAGGGCTACCCGGCGCCAGCCGGCGCGTACTTCAAGCCGAAGACGACCCCGCCGGACTACCTTCCGTGCGGGCTGACCTGCAACACCGTGCAGTACAAGTCGGGCACCCGGGCGCACATCCAGGCGACCGGCGCGCACATCGTGCTGAACCTCGGCGACCAGTTCAGCGACCTGGAAGGCGGCTACGCCGACCGTCCCGTGAAGCTGCCGAACCCGATGTACTACCTGCCCTGA
- a CDS encoding THUMP-like domain-containing protein, translating into MPYSFTLDDVAFLRSDAGKAALAGCSELDASRIADVAAARRAVGEQRAAAVLETVSLRRKSAGKLESSSDWLFTGDAVQQASATPVARHRAARLAGLAVHDVTCSVGADLIELGRVARVALGSDVDPVRLEMARHNAAVAEVAVLVARADALRPVSRDAAVAADPARRDSAGRRVWRPADFLPPLDELVDAYPGRILSVKCAPGMDFSIAPWADEVELVSLDGQVREACLWRGVSSGVTRRATVLRSDGTQWTLTDSLPDDIPVRDPGEWLIDPDGAVVRAGLVRHYAAQHGLWQLDERIAYLTGDTPPPGVRAFRIREQLPYREKTLGQALKKLDVGRLEILVRGLDVDPDALRRRLKPRGHDESTVVLTRIGRSPVAFVCRAERIPTEGFHSG; encoded by the coding sequence TTGCCTTACAGTTTCACGCTCGACGACGTCGCCTTCCTCCGCTCGGACGCGGGGAAGGCGGCGCTCGCCGGCTGTTCCGAATTGGACGCGTCGCGCATCGCTGACGTCGCTGCCGCGCGGCGTGCGGTAGGGGAGCAGCGCGCGGCCGCGGTGCTGGAGACCGTGTCCCTGCGCCGGAAATCCGCCGGAAAGCTGGAGTCCTCTTCGGACTGGCTGTTCACCGGCGATGCCGTCCAGCAGGCGAGCGCCACTCCAGTGGCCCGCCATCGCGCCGCGCGGCTGGCCGGCCTGGCCGTGCACGACGTGACCTGTTCGGTCGGCGCCGATCTGATCGAACTGGGCCGGGTGGCCCGGGTGGCGCTGGGGTCCGATGTGGACCCGGTGCGGCTGGAAATGGCCCGGCACAACGCCGCGGTCGCCGAGGTTGCGGTCCTGGTGGCTCGTGCGGACGCATTGCGCCCGGTCTCGCGGGATGCCGCGGTGGCCGCCGACCCGGCCCGGCGCGATTCCGCCGGCCGCCGGGTCTGGCGTCCGGCGGATTTCCTGCCGCCGCTGGACGAACTGGTCGACGCCTATCCGGGCCGGATCTTGTCCGTGAAATGCGCACCTGGCATGGACTTCTCCATCGCGCCGTGGGCGGACGAGGTCGAACTCGTGTCGCTCGACGGTCAAGTCCGCGAGGCGTGTCTGTGGCGCGGCGTTTCCTCGGGCGTCACGCGCCGGGCGACCGTGTTGCGGTCGGACGGTACACAGTGGACTCTGACGGACTCCCTGCCGGATGACATTCCGGTCCGGGATCCCGGGGAGTGGCTCATCGATCCGGACGGCGCGGTCGTCCGGGCCGGCCTGGTCCGGCATTACGCCGCCCAGCACGGATTGTGGCAGCTGGACGAACGCATCGCTTACCTGACCGGGGACACACCGCCGCCCGGGGTGCGGGCGTTCCGGATCCGGGAACAGCTGCCGTACCGGGAGAAGACGCTCGGGCAGGCGTTGAAGAAGCTGGACGTCGGCCGGCTGGAAATCCTCGTGCGTGGCTTGGACGTCGACCCGGACGCGTTGCGTCGCAGGCTGAAGCCGCGCGGCCACGACGAGTCCACTGTGGTGCTGACTCGGATCGGCCGGTCGCCGGTGGCGTTCGTGTGCCGCGCTGAACGCATACCTACGGAGGGTTTTCATTCCGGTTGA